A single genomic interval of Lathyrus oleraceus cultivar Zhongwan6 chromosome 7, CAAS_Psat_ZW6_1.0, whole genome shotgun sequence harbors:
- the LOC127105721 gene encoding histidine kinase 5 gives MAEILTTTKHDREQRQLLDVMISSGDLVLQLINDILDLSKVESGAMKMEATKFRLREVVRHVLQTAAASLQKMLTLEGDIADDIPIEVTGDVLRIRQILTNLVSNAVKFTHQGKVGINFYVVPEPPFAKSEECHQTATEDQSIVSSNGLKEEKHASSLCLIDLLTQYSFDYCVYVLIFVLNGLLSFVLCSLHI, from the exons ATGGCTGAAATTCTTACTACAACAAAACATGATAGGGAGCAAAGACAGCTCTTGGATGTCATGATATCTTCAGGAGATTTGGTTCTTCAACTTATAAATGACATACTTGATCTTTCCAAAGTTGAGTCAG GAGCTATGAAAATGGAAGCTACCAAATTCAGGCTAAGAGAGGTAGTAAGGCATGTACTCCAGACAGCTGCAGCATCATTGCAGAAAATGTTAACATTGGAAGGAGATATAGCAGATGATATACCTATTGAGGTCACTGGAGATGTTTTAAGGATTCGGCAGATTCTCACAAATTTAGTCAG CAATGCTGTCAAGTTTACACATCAAGGCAAAGTTGGTATAAACTTTTATGTTGTTCCAGAACCACCATTTGCCAAATCAGAAGAATGCCACCAAACGGCGACAGAAGACCAGTCAATTGTTTCTTCAAATGGATTGAAGGAAGAGAAACATGCATCATCACTTTGTTTGATCGACCTATTGACTCAATATTCGTTTGACTACTGTGTTTATGTTTTAATATTTGTTTTAAATGGATTACTTAGTTTTGTCCTCTGCAGTCTGCATATATAA